In a genomic window of Gouania willdenowi chromosome 11, fGouWil2.1, whole genome shotgun sequence:
- the evx1 gene encoding homeobox even-skipped homolog protein 1 isoform X1 — MESRKERLMLAEGGQLGKNGSAGSEGTGSSPGKHRRSCVSPGTEPFSRDRGGELQLQDDSARRNMQQGADGRPVGGSPPGERHRQRVDHPHKGDSSSDTESDFYEEIDVSCTPESMDYRSAKGRNPYSPVHPSDSGSDPGRTVPGPGSLSYAADQIRRYRTAFTREQIARLEKEFYRENYVSRPRRCELAAALNLPETTIKVWFQNRRMKDKRQRLAMTWPHPADPAFYTYMMSHAAATGNLPYPFPSHLPLPYYSHLGVSAGSGPAASPFPNPLRSLDSFRMLSHPYQRPELLCAFRHPSLYPGPTHGLGPGGSPCSCLACHSSQTNGISSRPTASDFACSPTSRTDAFVTFTPSVLSKSSPVTLDQREEVPLTR; from the exons ATGGAAAGCAGAAAGGAGAGGCTGATGCTGGCTGAGGGGGGTCAGCTCGGTAAGAACGGCTCTGCTGGGTCCGAAGGCACCGGTAGTAGTCCGGGGAAGCACAGGAGGAGCTGTGTGAGCCCAGGCACGGAGCCCTTCTCCCGGGACAGAGGAGGAGAGCTGCAGCTGCAGGACGACAGCGCACGGAGGAATATGCAGCAGGGCGCAGACGGGAGGCCGGTTGGAGGGTCTCCCCCAGGAGAGAGACACCGACAACGGGTAGACCATCCCCACAAAGGAGACAGCAGCTCAGACACAGAGTCGGACTTCTACGAGGAGATTGATGTGAGCTGCACCCCTGAAAGCATGGACTACCGCTCAGCTAAAGGTAGGAACCCATAC TCTCCTGTTCACCCCAGTGACAGTGGTTCTGACCCGGGTAGGACCGTCCCAGGACCGGGATCTCTTTCCTACGCCGCTGATCAAATTCGCCGGTACCGCACAGCGTTCACCAGGGAGCAGATCGCACGGCTGGAGAAGGAGTTTTACCGGGAAAACTACGTGTCCAGGCCGCGGAGATGCGAGCTGGCGGCCGCCTTAAATCTCCCAGAGACAACCATTAAA GTGTGGTTTCAGAACCGCAGGATGAAAGACAAACGTCAGCGTCTGGCCATGACGTGGCCCCACCCCGCAGACCCAGCCTTCTACACCTACATGATGAGCCACGCTGCGGCCACAGGGAACCTGCCATACCCCTTCCCATCCCACCTACCTCTGCCTTACTACTCCCACCTGGGTGTCAGTGCCGGCTCAGGTCCGGCCGCCTCCCCGTTCCCGAACCCCCTGCGTTCTCTGGACAGCTTCCGGATGCTGTCTCATCCCTACCAGAGGCCAGAGCTCCTGTGCGCCTTCAGACACCCATCCTTGTACCCGGGTCCGACTCACGGACTCGGTCCAGGGGGGAGCCCGTGCTCCTGCTTGGCCTGTCACTCCAGTCAGACCAACGGGATCAGCAGCAGGCCCACCGCCTCggactttgcatgttctccaacCAGCAGGACTGACGCATTTGTCACTTTTACGCCCTCAGTGCTCAGCAAATCATCTCCGGTGACTTTAGATCAGAGGGAAGAAGTGCCTctgacaagataa
- the evx1 gene encoding homeobox even-skipped homolog protein 1 isoform X3: protein MESRKERLMLAEGGQLGKNGSAGSEGTGSSPGKHRRSCVSPGTEPFSRDRGGELQLQDDSARRNMQQGADGRPVGGSPPGERHRQRVDHPHKGDSSSDTESDFYEEIDVSCTPESMDYRSAKGPGSLSYAADQIRRYRTAFTREQIARLEKEFYRENYVSRPRRCELAAALNLPETTIKVWFQNRRMKDKRQRLAMTWPHPADPAFYTYMMSHAAATGNLPYPFPSHLPLPYYSHLGVSAGSGPAASPFPNPLRSLDSFRMLSHPYQRPELLCAFRHPSLYPGPTHGLGPGGSPCSCLACHSSQTNGISSRPTASDFACSPTSRTDAFVTFTPSVLSKSSPVTLDQREEVPLTR, encoded by the exons ATGGAAAGCAGAAAGGAGAGGCTGATGCTGGCTGAGGGGGGTCAGCTCGGTAAGAACGGCTCTGCTGGGTCCGAAGGCACCGGTAGTAGTCCGGGGAAGCACAGGAGGAGCTGTGTGAGCCCAGGCACGGAGCCCTTCTCCCGGGACAGAGGAGGAGAGCTGCAGCTGCAGGACGACAGCGCACGGAGGAATATGCAGCAGGGCGCAGACGGGAGGCCGGTTGGAGGGTCTCCCCCAGGAGAGAGACACCGACAACGGGTAGACCATCCCCACAAAGGAGACAGCAGCTCAGACACAGAGTCGGACTTCTACGAGGAGATTGATGTGAGCTGCACCCCTGAAAGCATGGACTACCGCTCAGCTAAAG GACCGGGATCTCTTTCCTACGCCGCTGATCAAATTCGCCGGTACCGCACAGCGTTCACCAGGGAGCAGATCGCACGGCTGGAGAAGGAGTTTTACCGGGAAAACTACGTGTCCAGGCCGCGGAGATGCGAGCTGGCGGCCGCCTTAAATCTCCCAGAGACAACCATTAAA GTGTGGTTTCAGAACCGCAGGATGAAAGACAAACGTCAGCGTCTGGCCATGACGTGGCCCCACCCCGCAGACCCAGCCTTCTACACCTACATGATGAGCCACGCTGCGGCCACAGGGAACCTGCCATACCCCTTCCCATCCCACCTACCTCTGCCTTACTACTCCCACCTGGGTGTCAGTGCCGGCTCAGGTCCGGCCGCCTCCCCGTTCCCGAACCCCCTGCGTTCTCTGGACAGCTTCCGGATGCTGTCTCATCCCTACCAGAGGCCAGAGCTCCTGTGCGCCTTCAGACACCCATCCTTGTACCCGGGTCCGACTCACGGACTCGGTCCAGGGGGGAGCCCGTGCTCCTGCTTGGCCTGTCACTCCAGTCAGACCAACGGGATCAGCAGCAGGCCCACCGCCTCggactttgcatgttctccaacCAGCAGGACTGACGCATTTGTCACTTTTACGCCCTCAGTGCTCAGCAAATCATCTCCGGTGACTTTAGATCAGAGGGAAGAAGTGCCTctgacaagataa
- the evx1 gene encoding homeobox even-skipped homolog protein 1 isoform X2, with the protein MESRKERLMLAEGGQLGKNGSAGSEGTGSSPGKHRRSCVSPGTEPFSRDRGGELQLQDDSARRNMQQGADGRPVGGSPPGERHRQRVDHPHKGDSSSDTESDFYEEIDVSCTPESMDYRSAKGRDSPVHPSDSGSDPGRTVPGPGSLSYAADQIRRYRTAFTREQIARLEKEFYRENYVSRPRRCELAAALNLPETTIKVWFQNRRMKDKRQRLAMTWPHPADPAFYTYMMSHAAATGNLPYPFPSHLPLPYYSHLGVSAGSGPAASPFPNPLRSLDSFRMLSHPYQRPELLCAFRHPSLYPGPTHGLGPGGSPCSCLACHSSQTNGISSRPTASDFACSPTSRTDAFVTFTPSVLSKSSPVTLDQREEVPLTR; encoded by the exons ATGGAAAGCAGAAAGGAGAGGCTGATGCTGGCTGAGGGGGGTCAGCTCGGTAAGAACGGCTCTGCTGGGTCCGAAGGCACCGGTAGTAGTCCGGGGAAGCACAGGAGGAGCTGTGTGAGCCCAGGCACGGAGCCCTTCTCCCGGGACAGAGGAGGAGAGCTGCAGCTGCAGGACGACAGCGCACGGAGGAATATGCAGCAGGGCGCAGACGGGAGGCCGGTTGGAGGGTCTCCCCCAGGAGAGAGACACCGACAACGGGTAGACCATCCCCACAAAGGAGACAGCAGCTCAGACACAGAGTCGGACTTCTACGAGGAGATTGATGTGAGCTGCACCCCTGAAAGCATGGACTACCGCTCAGCTAAAG GGCGTGACTCTCCTGTTCACCCCAGTGACAGTGGTTCTGACCCGGGTAGGACCGTCCCAGGACCGGGATCTCTTTCCTACGCCGCTGATCAAATTCGCCGGTACCGCACAGCGTTCACCAGGGAGCAGATCGCACGGCTGGAGAAGGAGTTTTACCGGGAAAACTACGTGTCCAGGCCGCGGAGATGCGAGCTGGCGGCCGCCTTAAATCTCCCAGAGACAACCATTAAA GTGTGGTTTCAGAACCGCAGGATGAAAGACAAACGTCAGCGTCTGGCCATGACGTGGCCCCACCCCGCAGACCCAGCCTTCTACACCTACATGATGAGCCACGCTGCGGCCACAGGGAACCTGCCATACCCCTTCCCATCCCACCTACCTCTGCCTTACTACTCCCACCTGGGTGTCAGTGCCGGCTCAGGTCCGGCCGCCTCCCCGTTCCCGAACCCCCTGCGTTCTCTGGACAGCTTCCGGATGCTGTCTCATCCCTACCAGAGGCCAGAGCTCCTGTGCGCCTTCAGACACCCATCCTTGTACCCGGGTCCGACTCACGGACTCGGTCCAGGGGGGAGCCCGTGCTCCTGCTTGGCCTGTCACTCCAGTCAGACCAACGGGATCAGCAGCAGGCCCACCGCCTCggactttgcatgttctccaacCAGCAGGACTGACGCATTTGTCACTTTTACGCCCTCAGTGCTCAGCAAATCATCTCCGGTGACTTTAGATCAGAGGGAAGAAGTGCCTctgacaagataa